One stretch of Carassius gibelio isolate Cgi1373 ecotype wild population from Czech Republic chromosome B1, carGib1.2-hapl.c, whole genome shotgun sequence DNA includes these proteins:
- the hemgn gene encoding translation initiation factor IF-2 isoform X2, which produces MEETLEKEIPPSEVKDSDEGGIRLRLRDRDLLKKRKAEAEEKATNQAQSLKRVKKMTSGSPGRKGRPRKEPAVVIPEDLGLAQETDPTPVTLPVPEPVLPTIAETVPLVPAEPQPEPAPVETISEKPLEFLIEDLGPDEEEDMPQKSLIIDTGDDEQPRTDLNSQVSVPVYPPASAPSQPESLSENLII; this is translated from the exons ATGGAAGAGACACTGGAGAAAGAGATCCCGCCATCTGAAGTAAAAGATTCTGATGAAG GTGGAATTCGGCTGCGACTGAGAGACAGAGACCTGTTGAAGAAACGAAAGGCTGAGGCAGAGGAAAAGGCAACCAACCA GGCACAAAGCCTTAAGAGAGTGAAAAAGATGACCAGTGGTTCCCCAGGAAGGAAAGGTCGACCAAGAAAAGAACCGGCTGTAGTTATTCCAGAAGATCTCGGTCTGGCTCAGGAAACAGATCCTACTCCTGTCACACTTCCTGTCCCAGAACCTGTGTTACCCACAATAGCAGAGACAGTGCCTTTAGTACCAGCTGAGCCACAACCAGAGCCGGCGCCAGTGGAAACAATTAGTGAAAAACCTCTGGAGTTTCTGATTGAGGATCTGGGGCCTGATGAGGAGGAAGACATGCCTCAAAAAAGCCTTATCATTGATACAG GTGATGACGAGCAGCCCAGGACTGACCTGAACAGTCAAGTCTCAGTGCCAGTGTATCCGCCAGCATCTGCTCCTTCTCAACCAGAGAGTCTATCTGAGAATTTAATCATCTGA
- the hemgn gene encoding hemogen isoform X1 codes for MEETLEKEIPPSEVKDSDEGGIRLRLRDRDLLKKRKAEAEEKATNQWVYGAQSLKRVKKMTSGSPGRKGRPRKEPAVVIPEDLGLAQETDPTPVTLPVPEPVLPTIAETVPLVPAEPQPEPAPVETISEKPLEFLIEDLGPDEEEDMPQKSLIIDTGDDEQPRTDLNSQVSVPVYPPASAPSQPESLSENLII; via the exons ATGGAAGAGACACTGGAGAAAGAGATCCCGCCATCTGAAGTAAAAGATTCTGATGAAG GTGGAATTCGGCTGCGACTGAGAGACAGAGACCTGTTGAAGAAACGAAAGGCTGAGGCAGAGGAAAAGGCAACCAACCAGTGGGTTTATGG GGCACAAAGCCTTAAGAGAGTGAAAAAGATGACCAGTGGTTCCCCAGGAAGGAAAGGTCGACCAAGAAAAGAACCGGCTGTAGTTATTCCAGAAGATCTCGGTCTGGCTCAGGAAACAGATCCTACTCCTGTCACACTTCCTGTCCCAGAACCTGTGTTACCCACAATAGCAGAGACAGTGCCTTTAGTACCAGCTGAGCCACAACCAGAGCCGGCGCCAGTGGAAACAATTAGTGAAAAACCTCTGGAGTTTCTGATTGAGGATCTGGGGCCTGATGAGGAGGAAGACATGCCTCAAAAAAGCCTTATCATTGATACAG GTGATGACGAGCAGCCCAGGACTGACCTGAACAGTCAAGTCTCAGTGCCAGTGTATCCGCCAGCATCTGCTCCTTCTCAACCAGAGAGTCTATCTGAGAATTTAATCATCTGA
- the spag5 gene encoding sperm-associated antigen 5 — MSSVHGLSNPRSERVPFRDVQNELQNFQDSPTLMLKHASMHEEDPTTKHEVVPGKKQSSLTITTDIHSDGKAVDATDEHQDVIIKSFVCLEGEVVVEDEPVMSEESVLIRRLVLEDNDPPQSGKNETIEPDCTEDNQTTEEHVDHPYYYKSRSTGLDASSILCQEEEVSTYEGGNVTFKSQMCLGGEVQVSDNCAISDESILIKDLASGNHTQCKNTPISKVGTDAISVSNQPLGHSYCNWKSLCEDSNTISTVDADDASQSNVPQIVGIQCTPKNTVNLNNHDQANLYEGCHGVSSEEGEITFKGLCCSGVEMEIADLSNMSKMSVLLGSLAEEQSLSCINDSMENDGQSFADLTPGRKHVDHIYYHAEEKPTENEVCSKSQVSSPSLLEKPGNTVASLTSPLGNNTQKMFESVSCCETEASKTFANQNSNQQLSVLNGKNNIESSDVVQLSNRDDKYKVPKDESSIVTIKDVEGYCEEQFQPEREEAVSYFEENLCPQVAFIENVGLETSILKDKTLGLKDEEMHPEIEVMRFCDRSGEAVSVNQDLPSAIALTGSCTPKTPTLSRGVFHDPTAENPMSHLWPELPESPMPPPLLNSTSLANALSYTPVPQDPPKTKDVEPKMVSEDDQMMLNALPVLGNGPLQEQLRQMAELLMVVSGKMVVPTPATVNPHNALVRSSPVVMRSACVWSTPVQQMERSVNTSAMVEILKEVDVSDASTSTDSLLWNLMPGNMEHLSRSELEQRLASTLIMVEVLSQQLTSARAHDSSKNTSPSDLREKLIQTDHTELRQNGTYKDLYGTALERIQSLEHDEDLLQSLYNSIKTIRIEMDSFKSSTGDAIFKMQQIGNTVNVDQETLSRQVSQMKSLYGRYKETLQRMKQKMTDMRDCMDKALEEKEAAFNVTQQLRDYHAAQVAELEHTVGSQQDLMSALKLAYPSLVELSKSYMESISAANDLLRRKQEDHMSLLAELRKAQELIQRINPVLHQLHQRTTTAVESSKQHLEMRDRAVEERDLMENELEHMRSSLQDASQQISDLNMQQTIMTSEMSVLREQLIQAEEERFQLQRRSTELSATVTSTLASYAFLEQSLASETSKLQQSMCDAQQATERANRLEEELETSRKQLEEYEDTLSQREGLIKALHAEAEIHRHQLGQLAQLKTELSSAKEMSEFLQAENEMAQEQMEESERLLRCHLQGLRERNLECEDLKLALEQLRLEKESLQEELDSTRDKARSMLLEQGEQMAQASNDVMLLNNRVCCLTSILKESLTSKESEDSDKTLQSHRHPSSSFVDSIMVAMMKTQEPETESPKDSEESEVQQDGIGSETSAFTRIPPTTHTEVKVERQSRMLELLTEFGETISDLQLSLDQLRIQKDTEHQTLKQTICDLQEALLEESQRHKLEVSELRQNVDRLQSQVEKDAAVLQQKAQDEKNLRKLCSEMEENLEAAHKYRAENSELRREVADLRRLEQQAQVEAQVLREELNRTGVQSAASAQALDEKIKLLREVEKLKANLMETEENRAKVLERAKRHQRVHAMNQSKLERELHLLDDMIERVRRTLSSIPDLVKSCPELQNLVEFLE; from the exons ATGTCATCTGTTCATGGATTGTCAAAC CCCAGATCAGAAAGAGTTCCATTCAGAGATGTACAGAATGAACTGcagaattttcaggacagtcctACTCTAATGCTTAAGCATGCGTCAATGCATGAGGAGGACCCTACAACAAAG CATGAAGTTGTCCCTGGTAAAAAGCAATCAAGCTTAACTATCACAACAGACATCCATAGTGATGGGAAAGCTGTGGATGCCACTGATGAACATCAAGATGTCATCATAAAATCCTTTGTGTGTCTTGAAGGAGAAGTCGTAGTGGAGGATGAACCTGTAATGTCAGAAGAGTCTGTTCTCATCAGGCGCCTGGTTCTTGAGGATAATGACCCACCTCAGAGTGGCAAAAATGAAACCATTGAACCTGATTGCACAGAAGATAATCAGACCACTGAAGAGCATGTTGACCATCCATACTATTATAAGAGCAGATCTACTGGGCTGGATGCGTCATCTATTTTGTGTCAGGAGGAAGAAGTTTCCACCTATGAGGGGGGAAATGTCACATTCAAATCCCAAATGTGCTTAGGTGGAGAGGTTCAGGTTTCCGATAACTGTGCTATCTCTGATGAGTCCATTCTCATAAAGGATCTAGCATCAGGAAATCACACACAATGTAAAAATACTCCCATTTCTAAAGTGGGCACAGATGCTATATCAGTAAGCAATCAACCCCTGGGTCATTCGTACTGTAACTGGAAGTCTTTGTGTGAAGACAGTAACACCATCAGTACAGTTGATGCAGATGACGCCTCTCAGTCAAATGTTCCACAGATTGTAGGTATTCAGTGTACCCCGAAAAATACAGTGAACCTAAACAATCACGATCAAGCTAATCTCTATGAAGGATGTCATGGTGTATCTAGCGAAGAAGGAGAAATCACTTTTAAAGGCTTGTGTTGTTCTGGAGTTGAAATGGAAATAGCTGATCTATCCAACATGTCGAAAATGTCAGTGCTTCTGGGCAGTCTTGCTGAAGAACAAAGTCTGTCTTGTATAAATGACTCCATGGAAAATGATGGCCAAAGCTTTGCTGATTTGACACCAGGAAGGAAGCATGTTGACCATATTTACTACCATGCTGAGGAAAAGCCAACTGAAAACGAGGTCTGTTCCAAGTCACAGGTTTCCTCACCAAGTCTTTTGGAAAAGCCTGGAAATACAGTTGCTAGTTTAACATCACCTCTTGGAAACAATACACAGAAAATGTTTGAATCTGTCTCATGCTGTGAAACAGAAGCATCAAAGACCTTTGCTAACCAGAATTCAAACCAACAATTATCAgtattaaatggtaaaaataatatTGAAAGTTCAGATGTTGTACAAttaagcaacagggatgacaaATACAAGGTGCCCAAGGATGAGTCTTCTATCGTGACTATAAAGGATGTGGAGGGATACTGTGAGGAACAGTTTCAGCCGGAAAGGGAAGAGGCAGTTTCATATTTTGAGGAAAACCTTTGTCCTCAAGttgcttttattgaaaatgttggCTTGGAAACTAGCATTCTCAAAGATAAGACACTGGGTTTGAAGGATGAGGAGATGCACCCAGAGATCGAAGTTATGCGGTTCTGTGATAGATCTGGTGAAGCTGTCTCTGTTAATCAGGATCTTCCTAGTGCTATTGCTCTAACAGGTTCCTGCACTCCAAAGACGCCCACCCTAAGCAGGGGTGTTTTTCATGACCCCACAGCTGAGAACCCAATGAGCCATTTGTGGCCTGAGCTCCCGGAGAGTCCAATGCCTCCTCCACTGTTGAACTCCACATCCCTGGCTAATGCTTTAAGCTACACACCTGTTCCTCAAGACCCACCCAAGACAAAGGATGTGGAACCTAAAATGGTTTCTGAAGACGATCAGATGATGTTGAATGCCCTTCCAGTTTTGGGTAACGGGCCTCTGCAGGAACAGCTCAGACAGATGGCTGAATTGCTGATGGTTGTGTCAGGGAAGATGGTTGTTCCTACTCCAGCAACAGTGAATCCCCACAATGCTTTAGTGCGCAGTTCTCCAGTAGTAATGCGTAGCGCTTGTGTCTGGAGCACACCGGTTCAGCAGATGGAGCGGAGTGTTAATACTTCAGCAATGGTAGAAATTTTAAAGGAGGTTGATGTTTCTGATGCCAGCACTTCAACTGACTCTCTGCTATGGAA CCTGATGCCTGGAAATATGGAGCATCTGTCTAGATCAGAGTTGGAGCAGAGACTGGCTTCTACGCTCATCATGGTGGAGGTTCTTTCCCAGCAGCTCACTTCTGCACGTGCTCATGATTCGAGCAAAAATACTTCTCCATCAGATCTCAGGGAGAAACTCATCCAGACAGACCACACTGAGCTCAGACAG AATGGGACGTATAAAGATTTGTATGGCACTGCCCTGGAGAGAATTCAGAGTCTTGAGCATGATGAGGATCTTCTTCAAAGTTTATACAACAGCATTAAAACTATCAGGATTGAGATG GATTCTTTTAAGTCTAGCACAGGGGATGCCATCTTCAAGATGCAACAGATTGGAAATACTGTTAATGTTGATCAAGAAACTTTATCTAGACAG GTCAGCCAGATGAAGTCTCTTTATGGGAGGTACAAGGAAACGCTTCAGAGGATGAAGCAGAAGATGACAGATATGAGAGATTGCATGGACAAGGCTCTAGAGGAGAAAGAAGCG GCCTTCAATGTAACGCAGCAGTTGAGGGACTATCATGCTGCTCAGGTGGCAGAACTAGAGCACACTGTTGGGTCTCAACAGGATCTGATGTCAGCCCTCAAACTGGCCTACCCATCACTG GTTGAACTGAGCAAGTCATACATGGAATCCATCAGTGCAGCAAATGACCTTTTGAGGAGGAAGCAAGAAGATCACATGAGCTTGTTAGCAGAG CTGAGAAAGGCTCAAGAGCTGATTCAGAGGATAAACCCAGTGCTTCACCAGCTCCATCAGAGGACTACAACTGCCGTGGAGAGCAGCAAGCAACATCTGGAAATGAGAGACAGAGCCGTGGAAGAGAGAGATCTG ATGGAAAATGAACTCGAGCACATGAGATCAAGCTTGCAAGATGCCAGTCAACAGATTTCAGACTTGAACATGCAGCAAACCATTATGACTTCAG aGATGTCAGTGCTGAGGGAGCAGCTGATTCAGGCAGAAGAGGAGCGCTTTCAGCTGCAGAGGAGGAGCACTGAGCTCTCAGCCACTGTCACATCTACATTGGCCTCTTACGCCTTCCTAGAACAGTCCCTCGCCTCTGAGACCAGCAA GTTGCAGCAGTCAATGTGTGATGCACAGCAAGCTACAGAGAGAGCAAACCG GCTTGAGGAAGAACTGGAGACTTCCAGGAAGCAGCTAGAGGAATATGAGGACACACTGTCGCAGAGAGAAGGCCTGATTAAAGCGCTCCACGCTGAAGCTGAGATTCATCGCCACCAGCTTGGACAGCTGGCTCAACTGAAGACTGAACTATCCAGTGCCAAAGAAATGAGTGAG TTCTTACAGGCAGAAAATGAAATGGCACAGGAACAGATGGAGGAAAGTGAGCGATTGTTGCGGTGCCACTTACAGGGTCTGAGAGAGAGAAACCTGGAGTGTGAAGACCTCAAACTAGCACTGGAACAATTGCG GCTTGAGAAAGAGTCCCTTCAGGAAGAGCTGGACAGTACACGAGACAAAGCCCGCAGCATGCTGCTGGAACAAGGAGAGCAGATGGCTCAGGCATCTAATGATGTCATGCTTCTAAACAACCGAGTTTGCTGTCTCACAAGCATCTTAAAGGAGTCCCTAACCTCCAAG GAGTCAGAGGACTCTGATAAGACATTGCAGTCTCATCGACATCCCTCCAGCTCTTTTGTGGATTCTATTATGGTGGCCATGATGAAGACACAGGAACCTGAGACAGAGTCTCCTAAGGATTCAG AGGAGAGTGAGGTGCAACAAGATGGCATTGGCAGTGAAACCAGTGCTTTTACCCGAATACCACCAACTACACACACAGAAGTGAAAG TGGAAAGACAGAGCCGTATGTTGGAGCTTTTGACTGAATTTGGTGAGACCATCTCCGATCTTCAGCTCAGCTTAGACCAATTGAGAATCCAGAAAGACACGGAGCATCAGACTCTGAAGCAGACTAT ATGTGACCTGCAGGAGGCGCTGCTGGAAGAATCTCAGAGACACAAACTGGAAGTCTCAGAGCTGAGGCAGAATGTTGACCGACTGCAGTCTCAGGTGGAGAAGGATGCAGCGGTCCTGCAGCAAAAAGCCCAG GATGAAAAAAACTTGAGGAAATTATGCAGTGAGATGGAGGAAAATTTGGAGGCGGCACACAAATACAGAGCAGAGAATAGT GAGTTGCGTCGAGAAGTTGCTGATTTGCGTCGCCTGGAACAGCAGgcacaggtggaggctcaggtcTTGAGGGAGGAGCTTAATCGAACCGGAGTCCAATCAGCAGCCAGTGCCCAAGCATTAGATGAAAAAATCAAACTGCTCAGAGAG GTTGAGAAGCTCAAGGCAAATTTAATGGAAACAGAGGAAAATCGTGCCAAGGTCTTGGAGAGGGCAAAACGACAT CAAAGGGTCCATGCCATGAACCAGAGTAAACTGGAGCGAGAGCTTCATCTGCTTGATGATATGATTGAAAGAGTAAGACGG ACATTGTCTTCTATTCCTGATCTTGTCAAGAGCTGTCCTGAGCTACAAAATCTTGTAGAATTTCTTGAATGA
- the foxe1 gene encoding forkhead box protein E1 has protein sequence MPVVKVESDSPSETTLPVNDSQRAEPQRGRRRKRPLQRGKPPYSYIALISMAIANSPDRKLTLGGIYKFITERFPFYRDNSKKWQNSIRHNLTLNDCFIKIPREPGRPGKGNYWALDPNAEDMFESGSFLRRRKRFKRTDFTTYSSYVHESPVFSPVQIARSAYANSVYSNMAVSPPYAQQLPSAYYQSSSPSFSAGQSRVFRINSLIGSPGRMGQSGEMMPQQSCRSFSPESGSCSLGGPGFQHQSCSGETVLSYCSSSSNNMAFAYPGPGHGQTQVSYPQGSTQAYGPTGRVAISSLSPIAGDAVGDPYGRTSPAQLGSFFQYNNSGPVGSSGAYIRHPAYSGNMDRFVTAN, from the coding sequence ATGCCTGTGGTTAAAGTGGAGAGCGATTCTCCCTCTGAAACCACTCTTCCAGTGAATGACAGTCAGAGAGCAGAGCCACAAAGAGGACGTCGGAGGAAGAGGCCTCTTCAGCGAGGCAAACCACCATACAGCTACATCGCACTGATCTCAATGGCCATCGCCAACTCGCCTGACCGCAAACTCACTCTGGGAGGGATCTACAAGTTCATCACAGAGAGGTTTCCTTTCTATCGTGACAACTCCAAGAAATGGCAGAATTCCATCCGCCATAATTTGACGCTCAACGACTGTTTCATCAAGATCCCCAGAGAGCCCGGTAGACCTGGAAAAGGCAACTATTGGGCACTGGACCCCAATGCCGAAGACATGTTTGAGAGCGGAAGCTTCCTGCGACGGCGAAAGCGGTTCAAACGCACCGATTTCACTACGTATTCATCATACGTTCATGAGTCTCCAGTCTTCTCACCAGTCCAGATTGCGCGCTCAGCCTACGCCAACTCGGTCTACTCCAACATGGCCGTGAGTCCACCATATGCACAACAGCTGCCTTCTGCCTACTACCAGTCCTCCTCTCCTAGCTTCAGTGCTGGTCAGTCCAGGGTCTTCAGAATCAACTCTCTCATTGGGTCACCTGGCAGGATGGGCCAAAGTGGAGAGATGATGCCTCAGCAGTCTTGCCGCAGTTTCAGTCCAGAGAGTGGCTCCTGCAGTTTGGGAGGACCGGGCTTCCAGCATCAGTCCTGCAGCGGAGAGACAGTGCTGTCATATTGCTCAAGCTCCTCAAACAACATGGCCTTTGCTTACCCCGGCCCAGGACACGGACAGACTCAGGTATCATATCCACAAGGCAGCACCCAGGCCTACGGGCCGACAGGGAGGGTGGCTATCTCCAGTTTGTCTCCCATTGCTGGAGATGCTGTGGGGGACCCCTATGGTAGAACCTCCCCTGCACAGCTGGGCTCTTTTTTTCAGTACAATAATTCTGGTCCAGTAGGAAGCTCAGGAGCCTACATCAGGCATCCGGCTTACTCGGGTAACATGGACAGGTTTGTGACAGCCAACTAA
- the trmo gene encoding tRNA (adenine(37)-N6)-methyltransferase, with translation MSPPVCGCAEQVRKLTQQASVMRREIKNLRQQMDGAIRAHKKQMSSLQSMLTDCKHEDRLQSVSRSPIQSTAEINQLLEKGRIQTVPIGYISSCFAVKNGTPRQPTICSSSRASLKIEPSVFNNPEHSLVGLEQYSHIWIIFLFHKNGQMSYKAKVKPPRLNGQRVGVYSTRSPHRPNALGLTLAKLEGITGDTLHLSGVDIIAGTPVLDIKPYIPDYDSPKTRRDDTNSEYRQTSPSTDSPMPQVMDLDEEPDISGTSSESSSELRDCAAGPSDFSQSQRSGSSDVTDVLAEVKNYVKQQQLFTESLEDKQSDSPECTSLSTDRLSSSSLKFGSEDYSTIAAWVRTPPVSNLDVRFTANAEKELKEFVPCDSTDSTRPRFQFLKGPEEAVAAIKGILSADPRSVYRRTRCQDRLFFFTLDTADITCWFGDGFAEVVRVKPVQS, from the exons ATGTCGCCTCCAGTATGTGGTTGTGCTGAACAAGTCAGGAAACTCACACAGCAGGCGTCAGTAATGAGAAGAGAGATAAAAAATCTCAG ACAGCAGATGGATGGTGCCATTCGAGCACATAAGAAGCAGATGTCATCACTTCAGTCCATGCTGACAGACTGTAAACACGAAGACAGATTACAATCAGTGAGCAGAAGCCCAATTCAAAGCACTGCTGAAATCAATCAATTATTAGAGAAag GTCGTATTCAGACTGTACCGATCGGATACATCAGCTCATGTTTCGCAGTCAAAAATGGCACTCCACGACAACCCACCATATGCAGTTCTTCTCGGGCCAGCTTAAAGATTGAACCCTCAGTCTTCAATAACCCTGAGCATTCTTTGGTTGGCCTGGAACAATACTCCCATATCTG GATCATTTTCCTCTTCCATAAGAATGGGCAAATGAGCTACAAAGCCAAAGTAAAGCCACCCCGTCTGAATGGCCAGAGGGTGGGGGTGTACTCCACCCGTAGCCCCCACAGGCCTAATGCTTTGGGACTGACCTTGGCTAAGCTAGAGGGAATCACAG GGGATACACTTCACTTGTCAGGTGTTGATATTATTGCTGGAACACCTGTGCTAGACATCAAGCCATATATTCCAGACTACGATTCTCCAAAAACAAGAAGAGATGATACCAACAGTGAATATAGACAAACATCACCATCCACAGACTCTCCGATGCCCCAAGTGATGGATCTAGATGAAGAACCAGACATCTCAGGGACATCATCCGAATCCTCCTCAGAGCTCAGAGATTGTGCAGCTGGACCTTCAGATTTCTCTCAGTCACAAAGGTCTGGATCCAGTGATGTGACTGACGTGTTAGCAGAGGTTAAAAACTATGTCAAACAACAGCAGCTTTTCACTGAAAGTCTAGAAGACAAACAATCAGATTCTCCTGAATGCACTTCACTGTCAACCGACCGTTTAAGTTCATCCAGTCTTAAATTTGGATCTGAGGACTACAGTACTATCGCTGCCTGGGTCAGGACACCTCCTGTCAGTAACCTAGACGTGCGGTTTACTGCCAATGCTGAGAAAGAGCTCAAAGAGTTTGTTCCCTGCGACAGTACAG ACAGTACAAGACCAAGGTTCCAGTTCTTGAAAGGACCAGAGGAAGCAGTGGCAGCCATCAAAGGCATTCTTTCAGCTGACCCTAGATCAGTATATCGTCGCACGCGGTGTCAAGACCGCCTGTTCTTCTTCACCCTGGATACAGCTGACATCACCTGCTGGTTTGGCGATGGTTTTGCTGAGGTTGTGAGAGTCAAACCTGTGCAGAGTTAA